A stretch of Drosophila gunungcola strain Sukarami chromosome 3L unlocalized genomic scaffold, Dgunungcola_SK_2 000002F, whole genome shotgun sequence DNA encodes these proteins:
- the LOC128257882 gene encoding UDP-glucose:glycoprotein glucosyltransferase: MLRAVALCVSVVLLALLYTPISGESSQSYPITTLINAKWTQTPLYLEIAEYLADEQAGLFWDYVSGVTKLDTALNEYETESQQYNVALELVKNHVSSPQLPLLKLVVSMHSLTPKIQTHFQLAQELRSSGSCQGFTFAQVGSELACSFNELQKKLSMPLAKNSLDAAIVTYSFDHIFPGSENNTRTVVLYGDLGSSQFRTYHKLLEKEANAGRIRYILRHQLAKKDKRPVRLSGYGVELHLKNTEYKSQDDAPKPEAGSTSDEDLANESDVQGFDFKVLKQKHPALKRALDQLRQRLLQGNDEIAQLKAWEFQDLGLQAAAAVAEIQGDETLQILQYTAHNFPMLARTLLAHKVTDGLRAEVKHNTEAFGRSLNVAPPDGALFINGLFFDADTMDLYSLIETLRSEMRVLESLHSNNVRGSLASSLLALDLTASSKKEFAIDIRDTAVQWVNDIENDAQYRRWPSSVMDLLRPTFPGMLRNIRKNVFNLVLVVDALQPIARSVIKLSESFVIHQAPIRLGLVFDARAASKDNLEDYIAISCAFNYVSQKKDARAALSFLTDIYAAVGETKVVTKRDIVKQLAKEFTTLSQSKAEEFLEEDSTYDYGRELAAEFIQRLGFGDKGQPQALLNGVPMPSNVVTADSDFEEAIFTEIMTHTTNLQKAVYKGEMTDSDVAIDYLMNQPHVMPRLNQRILSQEDVKYLDVNGMAYKNLGNVGVLNRLSNRDMTATLMENLKYFGGKKSTELIGRSSLQFLTIWVFADLETEEGRALLTHALEYVQSGESVRLAFVPNTESSSGSDKRNLNHLVWAAMQSLPPTQATEQVLKWLKKPKQKIEIPSQLEDILGSTELHLKMLRVYSQRVLGLNKSQRLVIGNGRLYGPLSSEETFDSADFALLARFSSLQYGDKVRQVLKESAQDVGEEFTSDTLVKLYASLLPRQTKTRFKLPTDLKTDHSVVKLPPKQEKLPHFDIAAVLDPASRAAQKLTPILILLRQVLNCQLNLYLIPVPQHSDMPVKNFYRYVVEPEVQFEANGGRSDGPLAKFSGLPANPLLTQQLQVPENWLVEAVRAVYDLDNIKLTDIGGPVHSEFDLEYLLLEGHCFDAASGAPPRGLQLVLGTQSQPTLVDTIVMANLGYFQLKANPGAWSLRLRDGKSSDIYAISHIEGTNTHHTAGSTEVQALITSLRSHVVKLRVSKKPGMQQAELLADDNEQAAQTGIWNSIASSFGGSNANQPTADEDTETINIFSVASGHLYERLLRIMMVSLLKHTKSPVKFWFLKNYLSPQFTDFLPHMASEYNFQYELVQYKWPRWLHQQTEKQRTIWGYKILFLDVLFPLNVRKIIFVDADAIVRTDIKELYDLDLGGAPYAYTPFCDSRKEMEGFRFWKTGYWRSHLMGRRYHISALYVVDLRRFRKIAAGDRLRGQYQALSQDPNSLSNLDQDLPNNMIHQVAIKSLPDDWLWCQTWCSDSNFKTAKVIDLCNNPQTKEAKLTAAQRIVPEWKDYDAELKTLLARIEDHENAHGRDSIVDDSADD, encoded by the exons ATGTTACGTGCCGTGGctttgtgtgtgtctgtggtGCTCCTAGCACTACTATATACGCCGATATCTGGCGAATCGAGTCAGAGCTACCCCATCACCACGCTGATCAATGCCAAGTGGACGCAGACGCCTTTGTATCTGGAGATCGCCGAATATCTGGCCGATGAGCAGGCGGGCCTCTTCTGGGACTACGTTTCGGGGGTGACCAAATTGGACACGGCTCTGAATGAATATG AAACCGAGTCGCAGCAGTACAATGTCGCTTTGGAACTGGTCAAGAATCACGTCAGTTCGCCCCAGTTGCCGCTGCTCAAGCTGGTGGTCTCCATGCACAGCCTGACGCCCAAAATCCAGACCCACTTCCAGTTGGCACAGGAGCTAAGAAGCAGTGGCTCGTGTCAGGGCTTCACTTTCGCCCAGGTTGGCTCCGAACTAGCCTGCAGTTTCAACGAGCTGCAGAAGAAATTGTCTATGCCTCTGGCCAAGAACAGTTTAGATGCTGCCATCGTCACCTACAGCTTTGATCACATTTTCCCCGGCAGTGAGAATAATACCCGCACTGTTGTTTTATACGGCGATTTGGGCAGCTCACAATTCCGCACCTATCACAAGTTATTGGAAAAGGAGGCAAATGCTGGCAGGATTCGTTATATCCTGCGTCATCAGTTGGCCAAAAAGGACAAGCGACCAGTGCGCCTATCGGGCTATGGCGTGGAACTGCATCTGAAGAACACGGAATACAAGAGCCAGGACGATGCACCCAAACCCGAAGCGGGCTCCACTTCCGATGAGGATCTTGCCAATGAATCCGATGTTCAGGGCTTCGATTTCAAAGTGCTGAAGCAAAAACATCCTGCTCTCAAAAGAGCGCTGGACCAATTGCGTCAGCGTCTGCTCCAGGGAAACGATGAGATTGCTCAACTCAAGGCCTGGGAGTTCCAGGACTTGGGCCTCCAGGCAGCCGCTGCCGTGGCTGAAATTCAAGGGGATGAAACTCTGCAAATTCTGCAATACACGGCCCACAATTTCCCCATGCTGGCACGGACTCTGCTGGCCCACAAAGTGACGGATGGCCTGAGGGCGGAGGTGAAGCACAACACGGAAGCGTTTGGCAGAAGCCTGAATGTGGCTCCACCAGATGGTGCACTCTTCATCAACGGACTCTTCTTCGATGCGGACACCATGGATCTGTATTCGCTGATTGAGACGTTGCGCTCGGAAATGCGTGTTCTCGAGAGCCTGCACAGCAACAATGTGCGCGGTAGCCTGGCCAGCTCTTTGCTGGCCCTGGATCTTACGGCTTCCAGCAAAAAGGAGTTTGCCATCGATATCCGGGACACTGCCGTGCAGTGGGTTAACGACATTGAGAACGATGCTCAGTACAGGAGATGGCCTTCGTCGGTGATGGACCTCCTGCGTCCAACTTTTCCCGGAATGCTGCGGAATATCCGCAAGAATGTGTTCAACTTGGTTTTGGTCGTGGATGCACTGCAGCCAATCGCCAGGAGTGTTATTAAGCTGTCCGAATCGTTTGTCATCCATCAAGCTCCCATTCGCTTGGGTTTGGTCTTCGATGCAAGGGCTGCCAGCAAGGATAATCTTGAGGATTACATAGCCATCTCTTGTGCCTTCAACTATGTGAGCCAGAAGAAGGATGCCCGAGCTGCTCTGAGTTTCCTCACGGACATCTATGCAGCCGTGGGTGAGACCAAAGTGGTCACCAAAAGGGATATTGTAAAGCAACTGGCCAAGGAGTTTACCACCCTAAGCCAAAGCAAAGCGGAGGAGTTCCTGGAGGAGGATTCCACCTACGATTATGGCAGGGAGCTGGCTGCGGAGTTCATTCAGCGGTTGGGTTTCGGCGACAAGGGACAACCTCAGGCTCTGCTGAACGGCGTTCCAATGCCCAGCAACGTTGTGACCGCTGACAGTGACTTCGAGGAGGCCATCTTCACCGAGATTATGACCCACACTACCAATCTGCAAAAGGCAGTGTACAAAGGAGAAATGACGGACAGCGATGTGGCCATTGATTACTTGATGAACCAACCGCATGTGATGCCTAGATTAAATCAGAGGATTCTCAGCCAGGAGGATGTTAAATACCTTGATGTTAATGGCATGGCCTACAAGAATCTCGGTAACGTTGGTGTCTTAAATCGTCTGTCGAATCGTGACATGACCGCCACTTTGATGGAGAATCTTAAATACTTTGGCGGCAAGAAGTCTACGGAGCTGATTGGCCGATCATCGCTGCAGTTCCTCACCATCTGGGTATTTGCGGATCTGGAGACGGAAGAGGGTCGCGCACTGCTGACGCATGCCTTGGAATATGTCCAGAGTGGAGAGAGTGTGCGACTGGCCTTCGTTCCGAACACAGAAAGCTCCTCCGGATCGGACAAGCGGAATCTGAACCATCTGGTTTGGGCCGCCATGCAGAGTCTGCCGCCAACTCAAGCCACCGAGCAGGTTCTCAAGTGGCTGAAGAAACCAAAGCAGAAGATTGAGATACCCTCGCAGTTGGAGGATATCCTGGGATCCACAGAGCTGCACTTGAAGATGTTGCGGGTATACTCGCAGCGTGTGCTGGGTCTGAATAAATCCCAGCGATTGGTCATCGGCAACGGACGCCTCTATGGTCCTCTGTCCTCGGAGGAAACCTTTGATAGCGCCGATTTCGCTTTGCTGGCCAGGTTCAGTTCGCTGCAGTATGGCGATAAGGTGCGCCAGGTGTTGAAGGAATCCGCTCAGGATGTCGGTGAGGAGTTCACAAGCGATACTCTGGTCAAGCTCTATGCCAGTTTGCTACCCAGGCAAACTAAGACACGTTTTAAGCTACCCACGGACTTGAAAACCGATCATTCGGTTGTGAAACTTCCACCCAAACAGGAGAAGCTCCCGCACTTCGATATAGCCGCCGTTTTGGATCCCGCCTCGCGTGCAGCCCAAAAGCTAACGCCCATTCTGATTTTGCTCCGTCAAGTGTTGAACTGTCAACTGAATTTGTACTTAATTCCCGTGCCCCAGCACAGCGATATGCCCGTGAAGAACTTCTACAGATATGTTGTGGAGCCAGAGGTTCAATTCGAAGCGAATGGCGGTCGATCCGATGGTCCGTTGGCCAAATTCAGTGGGTTGCCAGCCAATCCTCTGCTGACTCAGCAGCTGCAGGTTCCCGAAAACTGGTTGGTGGAAGCTGTGCGTGCAGTTTACGATTTGGATAACATCAAGTTGACCGACATTGGTGGACCCGTGCACAGTGAATTCGATTTGGAGTATCTGCTGTTGGAGGGTCATTGCTTTGATGCAGCCAGTGGTGCGCCACCCAGAGGATTGCAGCTGGTGCTGGGCACCCAGAGTCAACCCACACTAGTGGACACCATTGTGATGGCCAATTTGGGTTACTTCCAACTGAAGGCCAATCCCGGAGCTTGGTCGCTGCGCCTGCGTGATGGAAAATCCTCGGATATATATGCAATAAGTCATATTGAAGGAACCAATACCCATCACACGGCTGGATCAACTGAAGTTCAGGCATTGATAACCTCGCTGCGATCCCATGTCGTCAAATTGCGGGTGTCCAAGAAGCCGGGCATGCAGCAGGCAGAACTTCTAGCCGATGACAACGAACAGGCAGCGCAAACTGGCATTTGGAACAGCATCGCCAGCAGTTTTGGCGGCAGCAATGCTAATCAGCCAACTGCGGATGAGGATACGGAGACCATCAACATTTTCTCCGTTGCATCGGGACATCTCTACGAGCGTCTGCTGAGGATCATGATGGTGTCGCTGCTGAAGCACACGAAATCGCCCGTTAAGTTCTGGTTCTTGAAGAACTACCTGTCGCCGCAGTTCACGGACTTCCTGCCGCACATGGCCAGCGAGTACAACTTCCAGTACGAGTTGGTCCAGTACAAGTGGCCGCGCTGGCTGCACCAGCAAACGGAAAAGCAGCGGACCATTTGGGGCTACAAGATCCTCTTCCTGGATGTGCTCTTCCCGCTGAACGTGAGAAAAATCATATTCGTGGATGCCGATGCCATTGTGAGAACCGATATCAAGGAGCTGTATGACTTGGATCTGGGTGGAGCGCCCTATGCCTACACGCCCTTCTGCGATTCGCGCAAGGAGATGGAGGGCTTCCGTTTCTGGAAGACCGGCTACTGGCGAAGCCATCTGATGGGCAGGCGCTACCACATTTCAGCTCTGTATGTGGTGGACTTGAGGAGATTCCGCAAGATTGCTGCGGGCGATAGGCTGAGAGGTCAGTATCAGGCACTCAGTCAAGATCCGAACAGCTTGTCCAATCTGGATCAGGATTTGCCCAACAACATGATCCACCAGGTGGCCATCAAGTCGCTGCCAGACGATTGGCTTTGGTGCCAGACGTGGTGCAGCGACAGCAACTTCAAGACCGCCAAGGTGATCGATCTGTGCAACAATCCGCAGACCAAGGAGGCCAAACTCACCGCCGCCCAGAGGATTGTGCCCGAGTGGAAGGACTACGATGCGGAGCTGAAGACCCTGTTGGCTCGCATCGAGGATCACGAGAATGCGCACGGCAGGGACTCCATTGTCGATGATTCGGCTGATGATTAG
- the LOC128257890 gene encoding long-chain-fatty-acid--CoA ligase 5 isoform X3, which produces MSCCGQITSIRVPIELSNQSDVLKGPEQIHVSKFYKESKNGKFVSYITENVRTLYQTFREGAYASNNGPCLGWRETLTSPYQWINYDEALLRAKNFGAGMLALGARPKQLIGIYSQNRPEWILYEQGCYSFSLVVVPLYDTLGPDACAFIIRQTDMAIVIVEDDGKAAMLLEKAPRSLKIIVAIKPIRQTTLERARSRGIQIFSFIDVEKLGAKGNHPEIAPTAEDLCTVCYTSGTTGNPKGVMLTHGNVVAGVCSVILQMGDHRIRAGDVMVSFLPLAHMFERCCENGMYYVGGCVGFYSGDIKELTNDLKMLKPTVMPAVPRLLNRVYDKIQIEIAASGLKRGLFNMAMRAKEKEIARGVLRRNGCWDKLVFKKVHQAFGGNLRLMVVGSAPLAGNVLTFMRCALGCLVLEGYGQTECTGAITLTVQGDHVPNHVGPPVSCNAVKLVDVPEMEYFANQNTGEVCVRGSNVFHGYYKDPEKTAEAIDSEGWHHTGDVGMWLPNGTLRIIDRRKHIFKLSQGEYIVPEKIENIYTLSQYVNQVYVYGESLKSCIIAVVVPDTDVLKQWATENNVRGTLSVLCNNKNVKELIMNDMLNWGKQSGLKSFEQVKDVYLHPDPFSVQNGLLTPTFKAKRPQLKSYFKPQLEDMYKHLD; this is translated from the exons ATGTCTTGTTGCGGCCAAATTACCAGCATACGAGTGCCCATCGAGCTAAGCAATCAGAGCGATGTGCTTAAG GGTCCAGAACAAATACACGTCTCCAAATTTTACAAGGAGTCGAAGAACGGAAAGTTCGTGTCCTACATCACAGAGAATGTCCGCACCTTATACCAGACGTTCCGCGAGGGCGCCTACGCCTCCAACAATGGACCGTGTCTCGGTTGGCGTGAAACCCTGACATCCCCATACCAG TGGATCAACTATGACGAGGCCCTGCTGCGAGCCAAGAACTTTGGCGCCGGAATGCTGGCGCTGGGAGCCCGGCCCAAGCAGCTGATTGGCATATACTCGCAGAACCGGCCGGAGTGGATCCTGTACGAGCAGGGCTGCTACTCGTTCTCGCTGGTGGTGGTGCCACTGTACGACACCCTGGGTCCCGATGCCTGTGCCTTCATCATCCGCCAGACGGACATGGCGATTGTGATCGTGGAGGACGACGGCAAGGCGGCCATGCTGCTGGAGAAGGCGCCACGCAGCCTGAAGATCATAGTGGCCATCAAGCCCATCCGCCAGACGACCCTGGAACGAGCCCGCAGTCGTGGCATCCAGATCTTCTCCTTCATCGATGTGGAGAAACTGGGCGCCAAGGGCAATCATCCGGAGATTGCGCCTACGGCAGAGGATCTGTGCACGGTGTGCTATACATCGGGGACGACGGGCAATCCCAAGGGCGTGATGCTCACCCACGGCAACGTGGTGGCCGGCGTCTGTTCTGTGATCCTGCAGATGGGCGACCATCGCATCCGGGCCGGCGATGTGATGGTCTCCTTCCTGCCCCTCGCCCACATGTTCGAGCGGTGCTGCGAAAATGGCATGTACTATGTGGGCGGCTGTGTGGGCTTCTATTCCGGCGACATCAAGGAGCTCACGAACGACCTGAAGATGCTGAAGCCAACGGTGATGCCGGCCGTGCCGCGACTCCTGAATCGCGTCTACGACAAGATCCAGATTGAAATAGCCGCCTCCGGACTGAAGCGGGGCCTCTTCAACATGGCCATGCGGGCCAAAGAGAAGGAGATCGCCAGGGGTGTCCTGCGGAGGAACGGCTGCTGGGACAAGTTGGTCTTCAAGAAGGTGCATCAGGCCTTTGGCGGCAATCTGCGGCTCATGGTCGTCGGTTCGGCTCCGCTGGCCGGCAATGTGCTCACCTTCATGCGCTGTGCCCTGGGCTGTTTGGTGCTCGAGGGATATGGCCAGACGGAGTGCACGGGAGCCATAACCCTCACCGTTCAGGGTGATCATGTGCCCAACCATGTGGGACCACCCGTGTCCTGCAACGCTGTCAAACTGGTGGATGTCCCAGAGATGGAGTACTTTGCCAACCAAAACACGGGGGAGGTGTGTGTGCGAGGATCGAATGTGTTCCATGG ctACTATAAGGATCCCGAGAAGACGGCGGAGGCCATCGATTCGGAGGGCTGGCATCACACCGGCGACGTGGGCATGTGGCTTCCAAATGGAACCCTGCGGATCATCGATCGCCGCAAACACATCTTCAAACTCAGCCAGGGCGAGTACATAGTGCCCGAGAAAATCGAGAACATCTACACGCTCAGTCAATACGTTAACCAAGTCTATGTTTATGGAGAGAGCTTAAAG AGCTGCATAATCGCTGTTGTTGTACCTGATACCGATGTACTGAAGCAATGGGCCACGGAGAACAATGTACGCGGCACACTCTCCGTCCTGTGCAATAATAAGAATGTCAAGGAGCTGATCATGAACGACATGCTCAACTGGGGCAAGCAGAGTGGACTCAAGTCATTCGAACAG GTAAAAGATGTGTATCTGCATCCGGATCCATTCTCGGTCCAAAACGGACTGCTGACGCCCACATTCAAAGCCAAGAGACCGCAATTAAAGAGCTACTTTAAGCCGCAGCTGGAGGATATGTATAAACACCTGGATTAA
- the LOC128257890 gene encoding long-chain-fatty-acid--CoA ligase 5 isoform X2 gives MSCCGQITSIRVPIELSNQSDVLKIIYDHRQDIHHRGPEQIHVSKFYKESKNGKFVSYITENVRTLYQTFREGAYASNNGPCLGWRETLTSPYQWINYDEALLRAKNFGAGMLALGARPKQLIGIYSQNRPEWILYEQGCYSFSLVVVPLYDTLGPDACAFIIRQTDMAIVIVEDDGKAAMLLEKAPRSLKIIVAIKPIRQTTLERARSRGIQIFSFIDVEKLGAKGNHPEIAPTAEDLCTVCYTSGTTGNPKGVMLTHGNVVAGVCSVILQMGDHRIRAGDVMVSFLPLAHMFERCCENGMYYVGGCVGFYSGDIKELTNDLKMLKPTVMPAVPRLLNRVYDKIQIEIAASGLKRGLFNMAMRAKEKEIARGVLRRNGCWDKLVFKKVHQAFGGNLRLMVVGSAPLAGNVLTFMRCALGCLVLEGYGQTECTGAITLTVQGDHVPNHVGPPVSCNAVKLVDVPEMEYFANQNTGEVCVRGSNVFHGYYKDPEKTAEAIDSEGWHHTGDVGMWLPNGTLRIIDRRKHIFKLSQGEYIVPEKIENIYTLSQYVNQVYVYGESLKSCIIAVVVPDTDVLKQWATENNVRGTLSVLCNNKNVKELIMNDMLNWGKQSGLKSFEQVKDVYLHPDPFSVQNGLLTPTFKAKRPQLKSYFKPQLEDMYKHLD, from the exons ATGTCTTGTTGCGGCCAAATTACCAGCATACGAGTGCCCATCGAGCTAAGCAATCAGAGCGATGTGCTTAAG ATCATATATGATCATCGTCAAGATATCCACCACAGG GGTCCAGAACAAATACACGTCTCCAAATTTTACAAGGAGTCGAAGAACGGAAAGTTCGTGTCCTACATCACAGAGAATGTCCGCACCTTATACCAGACGTTCCGCGAGGGCGCCTACGCCTCCAACAATGGACCGTGTCTCGGTTGGCGTGAAACCCTGACATCCCCATACCAG TGGATCAACTATGACGAGGCCCTGCTGCGAGCCAAGAACTTTGGCGCCGGAATGCTGGCGCTGGGAGCCCGGCCCAAGCAGCTGATTGGCATATACTCGCAGAACCGGCCGGAGTGGATCCTGTACGAGCAGGGCTGCTACTCGTTCTCGCTGGTGGTGGTGCCACTGTACGACACCCTGGGTCCCGATGCCTGTGCCTTCATCATCCGCCAGACGGACATGGCGATTGTGATCGTGGAGGACGACGGCAAGGCGGCCATGCTGCTGGAGAAGGCGCCACGCAGCCTGAAGATCATAGTGGCCATCAAGCCCATCCGCCAGACGACCCTGGAACGAGCCCGCAGTCGTGGCATCCAGATCTTCTCCTTCATCGATGTGGAGAAACTGGGCGCCAAGGGCAATCATCCGGAGATTGCGCCTACGGCAGAGGATCTGTGCACGGTGTGCTATACATCGGGGACGACGGGCAATCCCAAGGGCGTGATGCTCACCCACGGCAACGTGGTGGCCGGCGTCTGTTCTGTGATCCTGCAGATGGGCGACCATCGCATCCGGGCCGGCGATGTGATGGTCTCCTTCCTGCCCCTCGCCCACATGTTCGAGCGGTGCTGCGAAAATGGCATGTACTATGTGGGCGGCTGTGTGGGCTTCTATTCCGGCGACATCAAGGAGCTCACGAACGACCTGAAGATGCTGAAGCCAACGGTGATGCCGGCCGTGCCGCGACTCCTGAATCGCGTCTACGACAAGATCCAGATTGAAATAGCCGCCTCCGGACTGAAGCGGGGCCTCTTCAACATGGCCATGCGGGCCAAAGAGAAGGAGATCGCCAGGGGTGTCCTGCGGAGGAACGGCTGCTGGGACAAGTTGGTCTTCAAGAAGGTGCATCAGGCCTTTGGCGGCAATCTGCGGCTCATGGTCGTCGGTTCGGCTCCGCTGGCCGGCAATGTGCTCACCTTCATGCGCTGTGCCCTGGGCTGTTTGGTGCTCGAGGGATATGGCCAGACGGAGTGCACGGGAGCCATAACCCTCACCGTTCAGGGTGATCATGTGCCCAACCATGTGGGACCACCCGTGTCCTGCAACGCTGTCAAACTGGTGGATGTCCCAGAGATGGAGTACTTTGCCAACCAAAACACGGGGGAGGTGTGTGTGCGAGGATCGAATGTGTTCCATGG ctACTATAAGGATCCCGAGAAGACGGCGGAGGCCATCGATTCGGAGGGCTGGCATCACACCGGCGACGTGGGCATGTGGCTTCCAAATGGAACCCTGCGGATCATCGATCGCCGCAAACACATCTTCAAACTCAGCCAGGGCGAGTACATAGTGCCCGAGAAAATCGAGAACATCTACACGCTCAGTCAATACGTTAACCAAGTCTATGTTTATGGAGAGAGCTTAAAG AGCTGCATAATCGCTGTTGTTGTACCTGATACCGATGTACTGAAGCAATGGGCCACGGAGAACAATGTACGCGGCACACTCTCCGTCCTGTGCAATAATAAGAATGTCAAGGAGCTGATCATGAACGACATGCTCAACTGGGGCAAGCAGAGTGGACTCAAGTCATTCGAACAG GTAAAAGATGTGTATCTGCATCCGGATCCATTCTCGGTCCAAAACGGACTGCTGACGCCCACATTCAAAGCCAAGAGACCGCAATTAAAGAGCTACTTTAAGCCGCAGCTGGAGGATATGTATAAACACCTGGATTAA